TTTACAAACCGGTAAAAAAGTTGAAGCAATGACCTATTGTAGGAAAAATTCATAGCACACAATCAGTAAAAAAATTTGAGGACCCTTGCTATTACTTACCACGCTTAAGGGGACCCTTTGTCATGAGTTTaatgttaatttgtaaaaaaaaaaaaaaaaaaaaaaaaaaacgttattgTTCCTCCAATGACTAAAGTACAAGAACCTAATTCTGTAACTCTGTAAAGATATAGAAACTGACTCCTTAAAATGCGTCTTTGTCAGTGAGGCAACCTATTGCCGTAGCAAGCAGATTTTGCACATTGGTAGTAGTTTTAGGGGTGAAGTAGTTTATTATTATGTGAAGGCCATTCTACACTTTATTCATGCAACCAGCAGCGACAGGTTTGCTTAAGAAAAGTTCATTAATTACCTGCTCCTCCAGCATCATCCTGACGGAACGTTCCTTGTCTAGCTGCTGTCTTAATTCAATCATCTCTCTACGCAGATCTTCAACTTTCTCCTCCTCCCAAATATCTGGAGAGCCGATCCCCTCATCCTTGTCTTCTGCCCGCCGCCTCTTGGGTGAGGAGCCACTAAATTCCTACCAAAAACAGAGGGCAATACTTTAAACATTCTGCTGCGGAGCCAAGCCGGTATAAGGACTACATAACCTCTAGTATACATAAAACAATCTTTAATAGATAAGATTTACAGTGTCAGGTTTTCTTTTcaatatatgaataaatgaaCCAGCCAAGTAATATCTGTggtattttcatataaaacattgGTACACTGACATCATTTATAAGTGTTGGAAAATATAGAAGGTATGGAGGCTTCATAGATTATTAAGTTCTACTTAGAGAACTGTGGGTCCTATATGAAGAAAACTGGGCATGCCGCAGCTTCCTTTGGGACCCCTGCGGGCATGCCGCAGCTTCCTTTGGGACCCCTGCGGGCATGCCGCAGCTTCCTTTGGGACCCCTGCGGGCATACCACTAGACATACCAGACTGGGAACAGGTTTCAAGAGATTCTAACAGCTAAAGAAAAGAGCCACAGgttcatatatattgtaaactaGTATAGGTAACAGCTCATTCTTGATTACAACAATAGAAGCTATGTGCACTAAAAACTAAAGTCTGTAGCACACTTGCATTCTGGGAACATTTTTCCTATGGCTATTACCTGGATAAACCTCTTGAGTTGGGTGTTCTGCTGCAACAACCTGGTCTTCTCCTGATCCAGGGAGAATATATAGTCTGCTGTCTGTTGCAGTATGGCTGCCTGTatgggaaataaagaaaacagatgtCATAATACAGCTCAGAACAATGCAGGCAGTTTTATCAGATGCACCTGCATGGAAGATGAATTTGCCCTAAGTGACAACAAGGTAGCACCATTAATTTACAAAAGTAATTTAAGAATGCTTCATCATAGTATGCCTTTAGGCTTTACCAAAACTATCCTTAGGAACATAGAATGCATTGTCATGGTTTTGTTCAAATGACCGGAATCCCTTGCCAGAGGCAAAAAGACCTAAAACTCCCAATCAATAGCAATAAGTTGTTAAAGGAGCAGTATAGAATACTTGAATACAATCCTGCAACAAACCCAAAATTAGAATGGTGTATGGCAAGTTTTTAATAACAGAGGACAGGCTGCCACCTATTAAAGCCCTCCTAAATTTAAGTCTTTACAGCTCAAGCGAACTGATggtaagttttaataaaaaaagcgCAATGTAAAAAACTGGACCTGGAGCAAAACAACGAATAGTTTGTAGGTCAACCAGTGCATATTTTTTAACGTTACATGCATTATGTTAGCACACAGTAAAATGTTCTGTCGTTCATACATATGCAAGAAGTAATGGGCAAAAGATTTACGTTTTATAATCCTGCACCGGTATATTAATGGTCAATTCAAACACATTTAATTATCTCCtatttattaacaacattttCATTAACGAAGCAAACATTGCACAAAAATCCTTCTAGAAAAAAAGTACAGCTGCAGATTTTATTTCCTGAAATAAGAGTGTATATAAAAAGCACACACTGAACATCGCTGACACGTTGCATCATTTATAGAATTTCCAAATATAGTCCACCCCCTGATAATGACCCAGCCACTGACCTTGCTTAGCTTCTCCCCATCTGTATGGGGAattaaagttttcagagactgGAAACCAGCATTGATACTCTGCATTCGGCGTCGCTCATTGCTGTTGGCGATTTCACGGCGTATTCGCCTTTCCTGGTCTCGCTGCGTCTCTGGGGTTAGAGGAATATTAGCCAGGCTACgagaagacaggaaaaaaaaaattattaggaataatttaggagctttttttttatactttggtggatatttcattttttatttttattttttgcatcacaGGTGCACTTAGTTATAACGCTGTGTAATGTGCAAGAGTTcaataacagccaatcagaatataCCAAAGGGCCTATGTACACAGTTTGTACAGGAATTGCCTTTCTTTTCGGAGTACTCCGATCAGCTTAGACCAACCCTATGAGCAACTACAACCTAAATGATTCATGATGGCTAGGGAGCTTGTGCTCTTGCCTTGCAGCACTTGGGTCCTATGTTCTAAGCTTAGCCAAGGCATTGCATTGAGCTTAAGGGtttctgtacagttttattcCCAAAACATACTTCTAGGTCAACtgtccccctccaaaaaaaaatggccaagACCATGgtagggcattagattgtgaaacACTAAAGCATTCTGTATTTACATTCCAAGTCCAATACCCATCCAATACCCATCTGCAGAAGCCTTTATGGTTACTGGACTTTAGTTCCACGAGTTTCAACATGCTGAAAATAATCActacaaaaatagaataaaatcacCTGCACAAAgcaaaaagtcataaaaaaaaatacattgcaagcAATTGCATTTACAACAATCCTGACCCCAGGTAGAGCTGTGTCCCGTAAAAAGTATTCTTATTTTCCCGTCCAGTGTGCCGAAACTTTGCTCTAATGAAAAGACAAAATCGTGACATCAAGATGGCTTGGGAGGAAAAATTACACCCATTGGGGTACATACGATCGAACACACCTGGAAGCAACACATAGAAGTGGTGCCTTTAGAGGAGCAAAGTTCTAACAAACTGCAAGGCAGAGGTAAGAATAAACCAGAGCGCTGCTGAATTGACCTTCCGCAACCTGCTCTGACCTCCATTCTCCTATCAGCTGGAGGCTCTCCGAAAACCTGGTATTTCCCGGTATAGATCGCCCATGTACAGACTTTCCCTGTCCCACAGTGCAGTGCCAATCGCCTGTGCACAATCACAGAGTATGGAAAGCCTGCACAGGTTTATACTCGAATAGCCATTTTCCAGAGGGTTCCAGAAGGTTTAGCAAGTGGGGATGAAAACCTGACTCCTACTGTCTGCGTGTCTGAGCATCAGGATCAGCTGATCTTCTGTTCCAGGGTCACAATCCTTAAGCCTGGTGTCAAAACAATTCCAAATTTATTGCTTGGGGCTAGTTGAGGCTGAAGGAAAGGATGCCAGTGATGCCAACAACCACCAAGCCAAATCCATATGCAGGAATTTATACGGGCAATAGGAGACATGCAACTGAAGCACATGTACAAACATagacaaataaattataatacatgtCCTTGGTTCCAGACACGCAGATCTGAACGGGTTAAGCCGGGTGTTCGTTGTACACTGGCCAGCACAATGTGACCTATTAGGTGCCTCTGTGTGTGGCCCCTCTCAGGAAAGGATGGAAGCCGGAACCGAGGACCCCCTCCTTTCATCCCCTCCTGTCTGCCCTCAGGCCTCCATAATAATTTCCAGATGACAGTACAGGGGGAGAATGAAGGCAGCTGACCCCCTCAGGGTTGAATGAGGGAACTCCAGCTTCCTGCCCCCACCAAAAtcttttcccctctccatagaagagaTTAGTCACAGGACATGATTACCAAGAGGACAGAGTATAGCAAAAAGACACCTCGCGCAGCAATGGAAAGGTTATCttaattttatgtataataaaaggaCATTGTTAATCTGGTATCtgggaacaaaaaaaattccaatatatCAAATTTCAGTTAATATGCACAAGCTATGTCTCCAGAAAGAGAAACATGTCTCCAGGCATCCATTTTGCACCCTTTTCAATGGGCAGATCTTTAATTTCCAAAGCATTGATAGGCTAAGGAAGCCAATGGCGACCCAAGCAAACACCATAAAAGTACCAAAATGTTCTGGGACCAAATGTTGAACAAGCACACAGTATTGGGCAGATGTGGCCACTTTGGGTTTAAATTAGCTCTCCATGATCCCTTCTATGAAAAAATAGTGATTGGGTGAGAAGAACAGGACatttgttctccccagccacttttagctgggtgcaccacccggctgtttttgggtggttactgaaaagctgggtgacaatacaggggctgccacctgcctacaatttcttcccacaaagctttctgggttcaacactggcGTTTATGGTTCCCAACAATCCTGGAAACATTGGAGGGACAAACTGGGGAAAGTTGGCCACAATGCATGCCGCTTTCCACAACAACCAGCATCCTGCTTTGTGTAATGTTCCCCAGGACTTCACTATCATCGGACAATTCGAAATTAGGTGGTCCGTTCTGCAGGAAACAGAACACTTGACAACCATGTTATGTACAAGACGATtgcatataaaactttttttggccaaagctgccatttttttccagttctttTATTGTGCACCAGATTAGTTTGATCAGTGCAGGAACATAGTTCAGACAGTATGAACAAATGTTCGCTGTCTGTCACAAACTTCTTCATATGTCTGCATGCGTGCAATATACACATTTCCATGTAATCGGCTTTGATGGATGACTGCTGGTCAATGcacctttgcaaaaaataatgcTATTCTGAAAACAAGACACATTGTTTTTCTGATCTTTTTcagatttgcagtttttttttctgttttaaatcgCTTGCTCAACCGCACCCCAATTCAACCCAATAGGAGCAGGGAGAAACTTGTGCACGTTTGCTACCTAAAATTTTAGGTAGTGCGtcccatttttttaatctatttgcaGGCAAGACTGACAGGTGAAGACCACATTTATTTCTTCACCTTCTGTTCCTTATTTTGGTTTGCAAGTTCTAAACCATGGATGGTGTGCACCTTTTCTTTGGATCTACGAACCTCCAGATAAAgaccatggacctgatttattaaagttctccaaggctagaataCAGGctaggagagaatacactttcatctgttaagctgggtgatcaagcaaacctggaatggatctggtcaaggaataaaaacatttgctaacaaatagctaatgacttttaggaaatctattccaggtttgctggatcacccagcttcactgatgaaagtctattctgtCCAGAACTtaactaataaatcagggcccatggcTCCATGCACAATGGACATGACTTTCAAAGCTCTTCCAATCTCAAAAGACCCAACTACCCAAATACGCAATTATATCTAAAGACAGCCTTTCCCAAATAATGGTAAGAGCTGTCACTAAAGGGTCTGCAGGGTTCTTTTCTTAAcccacattgcattttttttgtatgtagacTCCCGACAGATGGGCAGCACTATCCTAGAATCCACAACCTACAGCATTCTACTATACAGCCACTCCATTCCTTTACCATTGCTCCAGTACAGCGGTCGCCAAGTggtagtccgtggctctggctggtgcgccccccagtggggtcaggagaaggactcggCTGGGGGCCCAGTGGTCAGAGCGCGACCTCTATCCCTCATATGGATTGCAGattcagggtggtgggcaggttgtgtctctggacctgtaATAGAAGAATggccaggttctggcatcatgacgtcactctcagggaagtttcttaccctttgagtcaCACACGACTCTTTGCACATGCGCGGTTTGAGgttcgtaaatttagtggtaCATGAAGTCCAAACCACTGCTCTAGTATCTGCCAGACACTATACACTATAAAAAAGGGTAATAATATAGATACATACAGCCCAAAGCCTATTTTGTGTAATACACAAGAGGATATATAAGTATATACCACACATCAAACAACTAGAAAATGAATTAAATCCCCTGCACATTACTATTGGCTCACCATTATGATAAGCAGCCTCACTGCCCAATAGGAAGTTGGAAGGGGAGGGCAAAGTTTATCACAATTAGAAAGTGTCAAAGCTTTGCCATGCAGAATAGATTTGCCATGAACAGGCAGGTTTCTCTAATTGCTGCACTTCATACCTGCAGCCCCCTTCCCGATTCCTCAGGTGACAAAATCTCTTTAAACATAGCAGATTCCTTAATTACCTCTTTAAGGCAATTAGGACAACTGCTGGGAAAACTTGCACCTAACAGAACCCCCTGCTGTAAGATTGCTTCCTTCACAGCCAATAGAAATGCAAATTACCTCCTGATGAGAAGGAGTCCACACTTACAAGTCCTCCTAATCAGTCACTCCCCTGTGGTTTCCTATTTGTATTCACTGACCAATACACATAGTTATCTTGTTACTAGAAGATTCAAAAggctaaaagtaaataaaagacatCCTTTATCTtccctgactgagccaaatcctccttcatttgtgtctcacgcCCTCCCCCtgccagacactgcagatcacggAGGGAGGGAGATCAGTGCtgtcaatttagaaaaaagtggGCGGGACTGGGTGTGGTCAGGTGCTGATTGTCAAGCTAAAGCCCAATGAATCAGCAGTGCCAATGTTGTAGCCACACCCCCTGCAGCATCTTCTGATCCCAGTGGCTTTCCTTCCaaagaattatttatatttgGCTTTGTGATCcatggttcagtggttagcactccggcctttgcagctccgggtcccaggttcgaatcttagctagaacacgatctgcatggagttttctccccgtgtctgtgtgggtttcctcccttatcccaaaaacatgcagttaggataatttgcttccccccaaactgATCATAGACTGTATTAAgacatatgacgatggtagggacattagattataagcTCCTTAGGTGgacagtgacacgactatggacttggtacagCGCTGCCTattatgtaggcgctatataaatactgtgtaataataatttaccacTGGCTAGCACCGCAGCCACCACCTTGGACTAGCATCTTGTGAAGGCCGCTACTGTGCTCATGTGTGGGGTCTCTTTctaaatgcattgtaaaaaagCTCAGTGTAATACATAGGTTTGATGAAAGGCTTTTTGGAGTTAGGTATTATTAGATATATACTAGAGCCCCCTTTAGGTGGTGACTTATGCACTAGgcctttattaaatttgttagACTTTGCaaagctggaacttttagatataGGGGATGGAGGCAATTTATTAGTATTGAGGGGGTGTCACGTGCCTGTCCACCAGTTGGAGGATGAAGGAGTAGCAACAAGCTCACATGTGTATACATACATGGGGTGCACTTATTTTACCCAtactctttattaaaaaaaatatattataattatattatatattataatgacaATGCTAGTGACTGCCCCATGATCACTATTCTGCTTATGTTTATAAAGTTTGATCATTGCCTTCAATTTACCTCATGGTGTAAGTGAAATGTGACACCAcggttttatttttctgctttgcatTTCCTTATAGgaaatccaatacaaagatatcACCTGCCACTGCTGAACTCTGCTTTCAACTTCCCGCCTTAACTGATCCAAAGGAATCAGTAATTATCaagtcctagattgtaagctcttcggggcagggtcctctcctcctgtcactgtctgtcatctgcaacccctatttaatcttcAGCGCAGCATACTATGTTGGCgttatattaatcctgtttactattaataataaaagtcatCAACCTTGAGCATGCAGATCAAGATTTGACTATACTGGGTGCATGCTTTTCCCAGATCAGAGGGAGCAAAGCGTCTAGCTTTTTATGAGCACATCAGCATAAGCCCCTCTATTTGCAGATTGTAGCAATGTAGATCCCCTTCTGCTCTgtatatcataaaataataagAGTAATATTAAGATTGGCTCCTCGAAGAAGAATGAGATTGAAAAGtgttaatttgaaataaatacaatgaatgtCTGGATGTTCTATAGTACATGGGGTGAGAAGGAATCCTCCTGGCAGCTGAACACTCCACAAGCTGGAAAACACTGAGTCACGTGACGCCCTACCCGCACCACGCTTTGTGCTCAGCGAACGCATGGCCTGCTACGGACTACATCTCCCGGCGTCCCCCGCGCCGCCGAACTACACTTCCCGGCAGCCTCGCGCGCGCCGACACTCCTACTCCAGACGGGCTGCAGAGTCACGGCAAGGCCTG
The Pyxicephalus adspersus chromosome 7, UCB_Pads_2.0, whole genome shotgun sequence genome window above contains:
- the TFAP4 gene encoding transcription factor AP-4 isoform X2 — encoded protein: MEYFMMPAQKVPSLQHFRKTEKEVIGGLCSLANIPLTPETQRDQERRIRREIANSNERRRMQSINAGFQSLKTLIPHTDGEKLSKAAILQQTADYIFSLDQEKTRLLQQNTQLKRFIQEFSGSSPKRRRAEDKDEGIGSPDIWEEEKVEDLRREMIELRQQLDKERSVRMMLEEQLLPPHLPLAPTHHPTVIVPAPLNPPSHHINVVTIGHSSVISSVSTSRQNLDTIVQAIQHIEGTQEKQLQEEEQRKAVIVNAARPGEGSDTASDTECEDSGAEQSKDDAMEDP